ATAGTTACGACTTACACGCGATCTCGTACAAAGCGATGAGCGGCTACAGCAATGACGGCGCAAAAAACTGGGACCATTTCGCCGAGGTTGGTGGGCTCAATAATCAGTGGAAAGGGATCTTTCACACGGTTGGCAGCGGACATGGCCAATCTCTGGACTTTGAAAAGATGGCTTCGGTCATCGACGGCACTTCCAACACATTGATGGTTGGCGAATACCATCAGCCGCTCGATCAGCCTGCCCGCGGCGCTTTCTGGGGAAATTCGTATTGGGGCTACAACATCGGCATGGTGATTAACGAGCCGTACATCATCGGCAATCGATATGACGCTTGTGCCGCTGTCGCTAGCAACATCGGCGTATGCCGGCGAGCCTGGGCGTCGCAGCATCCCGGCGGGTTTAATTTTTCCCGCGCGGACGGTTCCGTGTCGTTCCTGCCAGAAACGATTGACCTGACGGTGTTCGCCGGCTTGTCGACGATGGCAGGAAGTGAAGTCACGCAGTTCTAAAAGGCCAGTAATCGAACCGCTGCTTTTTCTTCGTCCCCAGCGCAACGCGAGAGAACGCCCCTTATCATTCAATCCGTTTGGGCGCCGTTACGCGCCTTTTCCTCTCTTGCTCATGAGGCTACGAGGAGAAGACTCGCATCGATTCATTGATTTCATTCGCCCTTGTATAACTTCAAAAGGTGAACCTCACCCATGTTGATCCATCGATCTCTATTTTTTGCGTTGTTGCTGGCGATCGGTTCGCCGGCGCTTGTCGGTTGCGGCGCTCGCGGCGCGGCGACAGCGCCTGTCTCGGGAACTGTGACTGTGCGAGGAAAGCCTCAGGCAAACCTGGTGGTCAGCTTTCTGCCGCAGTCGAGTACGACCGAAGCGAGCGGGAAAGCTTCGATGGGAGTGACCGACGCCGCCGGAAAATTTACGCTGCAGACGATTGACGTAGAACCGCGCGAAGGCGCGTTAATCGGCAAGCACAAAGTCGTCATTCGCGTACGTGCAGAAGCGCGTGCCGAAGATGATCCGGTCGCGGCGTCCACGCCCAATATTCCGTTGCCGAGCAAAGCAATCGACGGCAGCATCGAGTTTGAAGTCCCAGAGACGGGAACAACCGCCGCCGACTTTCAGCTATAAATTGGCGGCTTCCCTCTGATAGGACGCGTCGGGACGCAAGTCGCAAAAAATTCCTGCTACTCTCCCTTCAAGCGGCCGACAGAAGACTGAAAATACTTCTGCCGGCGTGGCTTGCCGTCGTCCGCTTGGGCCTCTTGTTGCGACGCCAGATCGTGCAGGTTCGCTTGGCAAATGCGGCAGCCGACCGTTTCGAGGTGAAAGCGAATGTAATCCGCTTCTGCTTCATCCAGGACTTGCAGCAGGTAACTACCGAGCGTTTCGCGATTGGGACAAGTCAGCCGATGCCGTCGCCAGATTTCGCCGATCGTATGAACGCCGGCGTCGCGACGTCCGTTGATTTGCAAAAGCTGCTGGGACAGCTCCGGCTGATCGCGCAGCATCTTCTCAATCTCGGCCATCCGCTCGACGGGGAGCGCCTCGTCGAGGTAGGCTTCTAACTCGGTTCTGGTGATGGGCCGCGTCATAGACGACACTTACTCCTGCATCTTCTGGGCGTCGATCGAAACAAGCGAAGCTTACGCTTCGGCGTGGTAGAACTCTTCGTACGGCTGAATGACGACAAAGCCGTTGCCGCGGAATTCCATCTGGAATGACTCGCCGCTGCCGCGACCAAAGAAGGTCTTCAGCGAAACGTCGGTTCGCAAGTTGGGTTCTAATGTGCCGCTCCAAGCGACCGTTGCGTTCGGGTCGGTATAGACCGGGTTATCCGGCGTGACGACCAGCGTCAGCGGTTCGTAATGCGTCGTGATTGCGACGAGGCCGCTGCCTTGCAAGTTGACTTGGAACAAGCCGCCAGCGAGCATCGATGAGACCCGCTTCATCATCTTGATGTCCCATTCGACGGTCGGCTCGAAGGCGAGAATATCATTGCCGTTGACAACGATCGCTTCGTTTTCCAACTTCAAGATCTGCACTTTTTTGCCGTAGTCGGCCAGATAGAGACGCCCTTGTCCAGACGCTTTGGTCAGCTTGGCGCCTTCGCCGGTGACCGCTTTCTTCAGAAAACCGCCGAGCCCTTTTTCAAAGACCCCTTCTCGCTCGAACTTGATGTTGCCGAGATACGACACCATCGAGCCCATCTTGGTCCAGACCATCCCGTTCAGGTTGACCTCGAGCAAGCGAGCGCTTTCCATCTCAAAAATACCTTGCCCACGATCACGTTGGCGGGTTTGCTCAACAAATTCGCGCAAGGTGTAGCGGTTATCGATATCAGCAGTGCTCATGATTTCCCCCGAAATTGGATTAGGCTGTGATGACGAGAAGGCAGAGTCCACTTGGCGTTGCGTTTGCCTACAACGCCAACCGGATGAATAGTGATTCGTGGTAAACTGGCGAATCTTAGCTCGATTCGTAAAGTTCTGGGAAGACCTCCTCGTTCAGGCCTTGCTTCCGCACGGCGGCACGAAGTTTCGCTAGAAAGTCATTCTTGTAACTGGCGACGCTGTTTCGACCTAGCTCCAGCATCTCCTCGATCTCTTTGTTGCCGACGCCGCGCACCATGATGAGTTCGAGCGATTTGATTTTCGCCCAGTCTCCCCGGCTGCGCCAATGGTCGAGTTGGCCCTGGATCGCTTCGATCAGCGCCGCTTCTTCTAGATTGCGACGTTCGCCGCTGCGAGCGATGCTCGACGCCGCTCGATGCGGACCTGGCAACTCCCAGTTGTCGCTAGAGCCGTCGCCGCCCGAGTGAATGGGTAACGTGGGGCGACGACCTTCACGCCGCAGATGATCGGTCAGCTTGTAGGCGCAGATCGCGAAGAGATAGCTTTCTAGTGCGCGCTTGCCGTCATAGTTGGGTAGGCTGTTCAAGAAGCCGATGAATGTTTCTTGCACCACATCTTCGCTAGGGGCGCGCCGGCGCAAGCGACTCTCGGCGAAGGCGAGCAAGCGCCCTTCGTAACGTCCGATTAAATCGCCCCAGGCGTCAGCATCCCCAGCGCGTATCCGCTCTATCAACAGGAAATCGGATTCAGAATTGTCGGACATAGGCGGCAATTTGGGCGGAAAGAGGAGCAGCCGCTTCGCCGCCGCGGTCGTCACGGATGACGCCCCATCTGCGGACTAAATCGGCGGGTACCATTGCGTCAGCAGGATCGCCCCGCCGACTACACCCATTATCGCCGCCCCGGCGATCGTCTGCAACCTTGCCCGATATCGTCCGCCGGTCGCCGAATTGTAAGAAAGAGCGCCATAAAGGACGCCCAGCACGGTCAGAATGCCGGCAAACAGGGCGCCAGCATAGGTCAAGCGGCTGAGTTGTTGCACTTGTTTCCAGCGCGATTCCAGTTCACGCCGAAATTGCTCATTGAACTGCAGAAACGAATGCCATTGCTGCATCGGTCCAACTGACGTATCGAGCGACTCTTTGTAAGTTTGCAAATGAACGTTGTCGGCGATGAATTTTTCGTCGAGCGGGACACGGCGCGCGTTGGTTTCGCTCCCTAATACCAGCGCCGCTTGCTCTGCGACCGCTTCGTTCGTCAGCACTTTGAGGGCTTTGTAGCACTCGGTCGAGCTTGTGTAGGGCCCGGTCGAAACCGAAACGTAATCGACGCCATCTCGCGACTCCGGCTCTTGATCGACCCACGCAGGGCGACCCGGCGGAATGATCGAAGAGGAGCGAGCGTCGTTGATCGAACTGACGGCCGGTTGGACGAAGGTGTTAAACAACGCGTCGCCCACGGCTTTGACGACCGATTTTGGGGATGCGGCGGGGGAAGCCGGAGAAGCGGGAAGCTCAATCGGCGGCTTTGGCGTCACGCGTCGAGGCGCTTC
The nucleotide sequence above comes from Blastopirellula sp. J2-11. Encoded proteins:
- a CDS encoding DUF1559 domain-containing protein; this translates as MMRFPLISLRHRTGFTLVELLVVIAIIGVLIALLLPAVQQAREAARRMQCTNNLKQMALAVHNYHDTYLVFPSGHVQINDTFYGNWCIGLLPFIEQQNLFNTYDHTTHCNTAANATVAQTKVDEYICPSDPLGRAIIQPASGYSYDLHAISYKAMSGYSNDGAKNWDHFAEVGGLNNQWKGIFHTVGSGHGQSLDFEKMASVIDGTSNTLMVGEYHQPLDQPARGAFWGNSYWGYNIGMVINEPYIIGNRYDACAAVASNIGVCRRAWASQHPGGFNFSRADGSVSFLPETIDLTVFAGLSTMAGSEVTQF
- a CDS encoding RNA polymerase sigma factor codes for the protein MSDNSESDFLLIERIRAGDADAWGDLIGRYEGRLLAFAESRLRRRAPSEDVVQETFIGFLNSLPNYDGKRALESYLFAICAYKLTDHLRREGRRPTLPIHSGGDGSSDNWELPGPHRAASSIARSGERRNLEEAALIEAIQGQLDHWRSRGDWAKIKSLELIMVRGVGNKEIEEMLELGRNSVASYKNDFLAKLRAAVRKQGLNEEVFPELYESS
- a CDS encoding AIM24 family protein, producing the protein MSTADIDNRYTLREFVEQTRQRDRGQGIFEMESARLLEVNLNGMVWTKMGSMVSYLGNIKFEREGVFEKGLGGFLKKAVTGEGAKLTKASGQGRLYLADYGKKVQILKLENEAIVVNGNDILAFEPTVEWDIKMMKRVSSMLAGGLFQVNLQGSGLVAITTHYEPLTLVVTPDNPVYTDPNATVAWSGTLEPNLRTDVSLKTFFGRGSGESFQMEFRGNGFVVIQPYEEFYHAEA